The following proteins come from a genomic window of Edaphobacter sp. 4G125:
- a CDS encoding hemerythrin domain-containing protein, with protein MFTQIGGKPESDFSDPLGLLSDCHQRIRYFLNVLVSVCAQAAEKQLTPDQRTVLEKALWYFREAGPRHTEDEEKSLFPVLRAKNIPRVRRALEKIEKLEVDHRQAEADHDDVDAIGRRWLSDGALSQEDFRQMRILLANLTRLYKRHLVMEEAEIFALADGVLSRNEKDLVGREMAARRGILRR; from the coding sequence ATGTTCACACAGATAGGCGGAAAACCCGAGAGTGATTTTAGTGATCCGCTTGGTCTGTTGAGTGATTGTCATCAACGGATACGGTATTTTCTAAACGTACTTGTTAGTGTTTGTGCACAGGCTGCTGAAAAGCAACTTACTCCTGATCAGCGAACAGTTTTGGAAAAGGCTCTCTGGTACTTCCGCGAAGCAGGTCCAAGGCATACGGAGGATGAAGAGAAGTCGCTATTTCCTGTTCTGCGAGCCAAGAACATACCTAGGGTTCGTCGGGCACTAGAAAAGATCGAAAAACTTGAAGTTGATCATAGACAAGCGGAAGCCGATCATGACGATGTCGACGCCATTGGCCGTCGGTGGCTATCAGATGGCGCTCTCTCGCAAGAAGACTTTCGACAGATGAGAATTCTCTTAGCCAATCTCACGAGGCTTTATAAACGCCATCTTGTCATGGAAGAGGCCGAGATTTTTGCTCTGGCTGATGGGGTATTGTCGCGCAATGAAAAAGATCTGGTTGGCCGAGAGATGGCCGCTCGCCGCGGAATCTTACGGCGGTGA
- a CDS encoding B12-binding domain-containing radical SAM protein has protein sequence MATERALRNSKKIVFFFPSFASSEATAPLGILAVSTPLLRAGFEIVLVDSTITPNFKQKILSEVKDALCLCISLVTGPMIRETVDIAKSIKAWRGDFPIILGGWHPSLLPGQTLEAPYIDYIVRGQGEDGLLELVSHLQVGAAPDLIAGIGFKRDGRMILTQERALRPLIEMPPKAYHIADFDAYERKCGRRWAMYTSSLACPFNCAYCTNAGVYGRKWNALPHEQFVEETVDLSRRYALEMIWVVDDNFLVDMDRARGIAEGLVRENSHFTWSIQATSNVVARLTPEDLRMLKRAGLRQICQGVDSGSPAVLKAMHKDWQDFESIYESAARCLEAGIRPSFNIIFAFPGEGRKERRETIDFMMSVCRRFPGAEFWTNIFTPYPGSPIFSKTTELGIDLPTSLEAWADYFPRYTRLPWLDGREHERLQTTRDYLRLAFDRIPIAADRRGRITRLVQKAISLPARWRLDHDVYRMPLELWINDKIKKHISTKPAVDAKRLANTPAEATC, from the coding sequence ATGGCCACGGAGAGAGCACTACGAAACTCTAAGAAGATTGTCTTCTTCTTTCCCTCCTTCGCGAGCTCGGAAGCAACAGCCCCACTCGGCATTTTGGCAGTTTCAACTCCATTGCTGCGGGCCGGCTTCGAGATCGTCCTCGTGGATTCGACAATAACGCCAAACTTTAAACAAAAAATCCTAAGCGAGGTAAAGGATGCACTTTGTCTGTGTATCTCCCTTGTTACCGGCCCGATGATCCGTGAAACCGTCGATATCGCCAAGAGCATCAAGGCGTGGCGCGGAGATTTTCCGATCATTCTCGGCGGCTGGCATCCCTCGCTCTTACCTGGACAGACGCTCGAGGCTCCATATATCGACTACATTGTGCGCGGCCAGGGAGAAGACGGCCTTCTCGAACTGGTAAGCCATCTTCAGGTGGGTGCCGCTCCAGATCTGATTGCTGGTATCGGCTTCAAGCGTGATGGAAGGATGATCCTGACGCAGGAGCGCGCACTGCGCCCGCTTATTGAGATGCCTCCAAAGGCATATCACATCGCAGACTTCGACGCGTACGAACGCAAGTGTGGGCGCCGCTGGGCAATGTATACCTCAAGCCTGGCATGTCCGTTTAACTGCGCCTACTGTACGAACGCCGGAGTCTACGGACGTAAGTGGAACGCTCTGCCGCACGAGCAGTTTGTGGAAGAAACGGTAGACCTCAGCCGTCGCTATGCACTGGAAATGATCTGGGTGGTCGATGATAACTTTCTCGTCGACATGGACCGCGCACGCGGTATCGCTGAGGGCCTGGTCCGCGAAAACTCACACTTCACTTGGAGTATTCAAGCCACCAGCAACGTCGTTGCCCGTCTTACGCCTGAAGACCTGCGCATGCTCAAGCGTGCCGGACTACGACAGATCTGCCAGGGTGTTGATTCGGGTTCACCGGCAGTTCTGAAGGCGATGCATAAGGACTGGCAGGACTTCGAATCGATCTATGAGAGCGCAGCGCGTTGTCTCGAGGCAGGGATTCGTCCTTCGTTCAACATCATCTTCGCGTTTCCTGGAGAAGGGCGCAAAGAGCGGCGCGAGACCATCGACTTCATGATGAGCGTCTGTCGCCGTTTTCCGGGCGCCGAGTTCTGGACGAACATCTTTACGCCTTACCCCGGCTCTCCCATCTTTTCCAAGACAACTGAACTAGGGATCGATCTGCCAACCTCGCTCGAAGCATGGGCGGATTATTTTCCACGCTATACGCGTCTGCCCTGGCTCGATGGAAGAGAGCACGAACGCCTGCAAACTACGCGCGACTATCTGCGGCTCGCTTTTGATCGAATACCTATCGCCGCCGATCGACGTGGAAGGATCACACGCCTGGTTCAGAAGGCGATCTCTCTGCCTGCACGGTGGCGTCTGGATCATGACGTGTACCGTATGCCGCTGGAATTGTGGATCAACGACAAGATCAAGAAACACATCTCGACCAAACCGGCAGTGGATGCAAAACGACTGGCAAACACACCGGCGGAGGCAACTTGCTAA
- a CDS encoding substrate-binding domain-containing protein, with product MTESQSGRYMVRSIVRAAEILTAFETPGEVLHLRDFVTRTGLDRATAFRLLHTLSACGFLEKQGTNQYGAPIQLRKRMKYRIGFASGGDQSLFNKEITQGLMKAAEDYNVDIVVADNRFSRKRALRAIESLVKERVDLIIEYQTDYSVAPIVAQKCAAANIPLIAVEVPHPGAMYFGANNYEAGLIGGRHLAAWAKVRWKGNVDEIVLMEQHRAGPLPQARLAGSLAGLAESLPQSQHWPVAHLDGDDDLRRSLLVVRRYLRYTKSKRILVFALGDMGALGALQAFEEAGRLECCAIMGQNAAPEARRELRRPGTRLIGSVAYFPEKYGPALLRIALDLLTDKKLPPAIFIKHSLITPQNVDRFYPNDGLLGYA from the coding sequence ATGACTGAATCCCAGTCGGGGCGCTACATGGTGAGATCCATCGTTCGGGCCGCAGAAATCCTAACGGCTTTCGAAACACCGGGTGAGGTGTTGCATCTGCGTGATTTTGTCACCAGAACGGGTTTGGATAGAGCTACGGCGTTTCGCCTATTGCATACTCTGAGCGCTTGTGGATTTCTGGAGAAGCAGGGAACGAATCAATATGGGGCGCCAATTCAACTCCGCAAGCGCATGAAATACAGAATCGGATTTGCAAGCGGCGGGGACCAATCTCTTTTTAATAAAGAAATTACGCAAGGGTTAATGAAGGCAGCCGAAGACTACAACGTCGATATTGTTGTCGCCGACAATCGATTTAGTCGCAAACGCGCTTTGCGTGCAATCGAAAGCCTCGTGAAAGAACGTGTCGACCTCATTATTGAATATCAGACTGACTATAGCGTCGCTCCGATTGTTGCTCAGAAGTGTGCAGCCGCAAACATTCCTTTGATTGCAGTTGAAGTGCCTCATCCAGGCGCGATGTATTTTGGCGCCAACAATTATGAAGCAGGCCTAATCGGAGGTCGTCACCTTGCTGCTTGGGCGAAGGTGCGCTGGAAGGGGAACGTGGACGAGATTGTTCTCATGGAACAGCACCGTGCCGGCCCTTTACCGCAGGCGCGTCTTGCTGGGTCACTGGCCGGGCTCGCCGAATCGCTACCACAGAGCCAACACTGGCCCGTTGCGCATCTTGATGGCGACGACGATTTGAGGAGAAGCTTGTTAGTTGTCCGTCGGTATTTGCGGTATACAAAATCGAAGCGCATCTTGGTTTTCGCGCTCGGCGATATGGGAGCGCTTGGTGCACTACAAGCTTTCGAAGAAGCGGGACGACTGGAGTGCTGCGCGATCATGGGACAGAATGCGGCGCCTGAGGCGAGAAGAGAATTACGTCGGCCAGGAACCCGTCTCATTGGTTCAGTTGCTTACTTTCCCGAGAAGTACGGCCCGGCTTTGCTAAGAATCGCATTGGATCTGCTGACAGATAAAAAGCTTCCACCAGCAATCTTCATCAAACATTCTCTTATCACCCCACAGAATGTCGACCGATTCTACCCAAATGATGGGCTTTTGGGTTACGCCTAA
- a CDS encoding alpha-amylase family protein gives MNRRDFLGSAALCSIAAAAPNRITAQGVNQMAAQGVLSNLADLGAGTIMRSFSADDHRRRLENIAACESRIRKCGKKHLITNYIPGQVSYNIGEYPSRTPYNPDEYDEAELDRLHAGGIRLIQLMEDWNDLLRLFGGDKFTAVNPAGLRRFINMAHKRGMKVILYASTGYMQEGDPDLREEWVRGGPGKRPVVKGNHWKLIRCSPASAGWRAYILPRTLQVLDDYGADGLFNDWGYIPLYNNPLPPTKDEVLAFHESKGHDAALEDMVSLIYSEVKRRGGIYKLHADRNNRPMFDAQLYDYLWVGEGVGSLDKTRQDTKYYPPYVVPCFDFRNGKVDNQDEMYLQTIPYMQFPLLLAGRPMTGERGFIPGVEYMPEEKDKLRREYHEVWDYYRAHPNGPFVYGPWDAFPPNPNARATHAHWLARYLPLVQEGTWAYIDIGDSDLFVKPLQLNVVTSTFVNLETYLVLANYGTEEATIETADTYFSAYDSTSAPSKVWKLKGRSLVILRRQHPL, from the coding sequence ATGAACCGCCGCGATTTCTTGGGTTCCGCAGCCCTATGTAGCATTGCCGCCGCCGCGCCTAACCGGATCACGGCACAAGGGGTTAATCAGATGGCGGCACAAGGGGTGCTGAGCAATTTAGCTGACCTAGGCGCTGGTACCATCATGCGCTCATTCTCGGCAGACGATCATCGCCGTCGCTTGGAGAACATTGCCGCTTGCGAGAGTCGCATTCGGAAGTGCGGGAAGAAGCACCTTATCACCAACTACATACCCGGGCAGGTCTCTTACAACATCGGCGAGTATCCGTCGCGCACGCCGTACAATCCGGACGAGTATGACGAAGCAGAGCTCGATCGCCTGCATGCTGGCGGTATACGTCTCATCCAGCTGATGGAGGACTGGAATGACCTGCTTCGGTTATTTGGAGGAGACAAGTTCACTGCGGTGAACCCCGCCGGTCTGCGGCGATTCATCAACATGGCTCATAAGAGGGGAATGAAAGTCATTCTCTATGCTTCAACCGGCTACATGCAAGAGGGGGATCCGGATCTCCGCGAGGAATGGGTTCGGGGCGGGCCAGGGAAGCGACCAGTAGTAAAAGGCAATCATTGGAAGCTCATTCGCTGTTCGCCAGCTAGCGCCGGTTGGCGTGCGTATATTCTGCCGCGCACGTTGCAGGTGCTGGACGACTATGGTGCAGATGGATTGTTTAACGATTGGGGTTACATTCCACTCTACAACAATCCTTTACCGCCCACCAAGGATGAGGTCTTAGCGTTTCATGAAAGTAAGGGTCACGACGCGGCTCTCGAGGACATGGTGTCGTTGATCTATTCCGAGGTAAAACGTCGCGGCGGTATCTACAAGCTACATGCTGATCGGAACAATCGCCCGATGTTTGATGCGCAGCTATATGACTATCTTTGGGTTGGCGAAGGAGTTGGAAGCCTCGATAAGACTCGACAGGACACAAAGTACTACCCACCCTATGTGGTGCCGTGTTTTGATTTCCGCAACGGCAAAGTGGATAACCAGGATGAGATGTACCTGCAAACGATCCCTTATATGCAGTTCCCACTTCTCCTTGCCGGGCGGCCTATGACGGGCGAACGTGGATTCATCCCCGGTGTCGAGTACATGCCGGAAGAGAAAGATAAATTACGTCGCGAGTATCACGAAGTATGGGACTACTATCGCGCACATCCCAACGGACCATTCGTATATGGCCCATGGGATGCATTTCCGCCAAACCCGAACGCTCGAGCAACTCACGCTCACTGGCTTGCTCGTTACCTTCCTCTCGTACAAGAGGGAACGTGGGCTTATATCGATATTGGTGATTCCGATCTCTTTGTAAAGCCATTGCAACTCAACGTAGTCACCTCGACATTTGTAAACCTCGAGACCTATCTCGTTCTGGCGAATTATGGCACAGAAGAAGCGACAATCGAGACCGCTGACACTTATTTTTCGGCGTATGACTCGACGAGTGCACCAAGCAAAGTGTGGAAGTTGAAGGGGCGATCTTTAGTCATTTTGCGGAGACAGCACCCCCTCTGA
- a CDS encoding Crp/Fnr family transcriptional regulator: MERIAALRRTKLFSEVNTEGIAKLAQRATEMQFQPGEMLFFSGDTAKGLFAVVSGKVRVFRHNTEGREQVMHMDTAGATIGEVPVFDDGSYPASAIAEEATEVLFINKRDIHAFCLEHPTFALRALKLMAERVRRHAQLVEALSFHEVGQRLALLLLHEARNNGVDARGYSTFKLALSNHEIAIRIGSVRDVVSRALARLQNEGMVIIKRRSVTIPDFHALELYSENRCKQRTASPRLAVGKNTERVQ, encoded by the coding sequence ATGGAGAGGATCGCTGCTCTGCGGCGCACGAAATTATTCAGTGAAGTAAACACCGAAGGGATTGCCAAACTTGCACAGAGAGCCACAGAAATGCAGTTTCAACCTGGGGAAATGCTGTTTTTCTCAGGCGATACAGCAAAGGGGTTATTTGCAGTTGTAAGTGGTAAGGTGCGTGTTTTCCGGCACAATACCGAGGGTCGAGAGCAAGTAATGCATATGGATACCGCCGGTGCAACGATTGGCGAAGTTCCCGTGTTCGATGATGGGTCATATCCCGCTTCTGCAATCGCGGAAGAAGCTACAGAAGTTTTATTTATCAATAAGCGGGATATTCATGCCTTTTGTCTAGAGCATCCGACTTTCGCTCTGAGGGCGCTAAAGCTGATGGCAGAACGGGTAAGAAGGCATGCTCAACTGGTCGAGGCATTGTCTTTCCATGAAGTTGGCCAGCGGCTCGCTTTGCTCTTGTTGCATGAGGCAAGGAACAACGGGGTCGATGCACGTGGCTATTCGACATTCAAGCTAGCTCTCTCCAATCATGAAATCGCCATCCGCATCGGTTCCGTGCGTGACGTCGTCTCCCGTGCACTGGCACGGCTCCAAAACGAAGGGATGGTGATTATTAAGAGGCGTTCTGTAACGATTCCAGATTTCCATGCTCTCGAGCTCTATTCGGAAAATCGTTGTAAGCAACGAACCGCATCGCCGAGGCTGGCGGTCGGCAAGAACACTGAACGCGTTCAATAA
- a CDS encoding DUF2249 domain-containing protein, producing MLKHNLNDLIEFDSQKFKPKVLINSPDYRLVLLGIKAGQSVPEHMTSGKVTVYVVRGHVIFYEQEVPCELHSGEVVSIAAGIKHHVDAYEDSALLVLATGTVRGEPTDLDDEIDIRTVPRPQRHPLIFAKFDSLAVGSSFQLLNDHDPVPLSQQFESLRHGQAEWEYLERGPNIFRIKITRISPQNTQDVLPGESVSPVQIQSRTT from the coding sequence ATGCTCAAACATAATCTGAATGATTTGATTGAATTCGACAGCCAAAAATTCAAGCCCAAGGTGTTGATCAATAGCCCGGACTATCGTCTGGTTCTCCTCGGAATAAAAGCCGGTCAGTCTGTTCCTGAACACATGACATCGGGAAAGGTCACGGTATATGTCGTTCGCGGACACGTAATTTTCTATGAACAGGAAGTTCCTTGCGAGCTGCATTCAGGAGAAGTTGTCAGCATCGCAGCCGGAATTAAGCATCACGTTGATGCATATGAAGATTCGGCCCTCCTGGTACTCGCGACAGGAACCGTCAGAGGGGAGCCTACCGACCTGGATGACGAAATCGATATCCGCACAGTGCCACGCCCGCAACGCCATCCGCTCATCTTCGCAAAGTTCGATTCGTTGGCCGTGGGAAGTTCCTTCCAGCTTCTCAATGATCACGACCCGGTGCCTCTGAGTCAGCAATTTGAGAGTTTGCGACATGGACAAGCAGAGTGGGAATACCTCGAGCGTGGGCCCAATATATTCCGCATAAAAATTACGAGGATTTCGCCTCAGAATACGCAGGACGTCTTACCCGGAGAAAGCGTTTCGCCAGTTCAGATCCAAAGTCGCACGACATAG
- a CDS encoding 4Fe-4S dicluster domain-containing protein, protein MAFIIAEPCIGTKDTACVDACPVDCIHPKKSESDFGSNSMLFINPIECIDCGACVPACPVSAIYAEGDLPEKWEKYVQINAEHYVRK, encoded by the coding sequence ATGGCATTCATTATTGCCGAGCCGTGCATTGGGACAAAGGATACTGCGTGTGTCGATGCCTGCCCAGTAGATTGCATCCATCCGAAAAAGAGCGAGAGCGATTTTGGCTCCAACTCCATGCTATTCATCAATCCTATTGAATGCATCGACTGCGGAGCTTGCGTTCCAGCCTGCCCGGTGTCTGCAATTTATGCTGAAGGCGATCTCCCGGAAAAATGGGAAAAGTATGTGCAGATCAACGCAGAACACTATGTAAGAAAGTAG
- the ctaD gene encoding cytochrome c oxidase subunit I, which yields MATIPAIAPTLPERTYLNNGFGLKSWLLTQDHKRIAILYILTTSFFFVIGGLAAAFIRLELLTPAGDLVSSDTYNKLFSIHGIIMVFFFLVPVAPAVLGNFLIPLMIGARDVAFPKINLLSWYLFMIGGAIELYSMIFGGVDTGWTFTTPLSTHYLNSNVVSAAMGIFVAGFSSILTGVNFIVTIHRMRAPGMTWFRLPLFIWSYYATSIIFVLATPVIAISLVLIVLERVLGLGIFDPKLGGDPLLFQHLFWFYSHPAVYVMILPGMGIISEVIACFCRKRVFGYTAVAFSSVAIAIFSFFVWAHHMFIMGISNYSALVFSLMSMLVAIPSAIKVFNWSATMYRGSISFTTPMLYAFGFIGLFTMGGMTGVMLASLGMDIQMTETYFIVAHFHYVMVGGMISAYMAGLHFWWPKITGRMYSEQLGKLAACVLFIGFNLTFFPQFILGYLGMPRRYHSYPPEFQVLNALSTAGASVLAIGYLLPAAYLLWSLRYGEIAGNNPWRASGLEWTTQSPPITENFLEVQVVTREAYDYGRIDNPTVVADKSLTAF from the coding sequence ATGGCAACGATACCAGCGATAGCACCCACTTTACCCGAAAGGACCTACCTCAATAACGGATTTGGTCTAAAGTCATGGTTGCTAACTCAAGACCATAAGCGTATTGCGATTCTTTATATCCTCACGACAAGCTTTTTTTTCGTCATTGGCGGCTTGGCCGCAGCGTTCATCCGATTGGAATTGCTGACTCCTGCAGGCGATCTAGTATCTTCTGATACATATAACAAGTTATTTTCCATCCACGGAATCATTATGGTCTTTTTCTTCCTTGTACCGGTGGCGCCCGCGGTGCTGGGAAATTTCCTCATTCCTCTCATGATTGGTGCCCGAGATGTCGCGTTCCCAAAGATCAATCTTCTAAGTTGGTACCTATTTATGATTGGAGGTGCTATTGAGTTGTATTCGATGATCTTTGGCGGCGTGGATACGGGGTGGACCTTTACTACTCCACTAAGCACTCATTACTTGAACAGTAATGTCGTCAGCGCGGCCATGGGCATCTTTGTCGCAGGGTTTTCTTCCATCCTGACTGGAGTCAATTTCATCGTCACCATTCATCGGATGCGCGCCCCAGGAATGACCTGGTTTCGTTTGCCCCTCTTTATCTGGTCCTATTATGCGACGTCGATTATCTTCGTTCTTGCAACTCCCGTCATCGCGATATCGCTTGTGTTGATCGTGCTGGAACGTGTCTTAGGGCTCGGCATCTTCGACCCCAAACTAGGCGGCGACCCGCTCCTATTTCAGCACTTATTTTGGTTTTATTCTCATCCAGCTGTTTATGTCATGATCTTGCCTGGAATGGGAATCATCTCTGAGGTGATTGCGTGTTTTTGCAGAAAACGGGTCTTTGGTTATACCGCAGTCGCATTTTCATCGGTTGCCATCGCCATCTTTAGCTTCTTTGTTTGGGCCCATCATATGTTCATTATGGGCATATCCAATTATTCGGCGTTGGTATTTTCACTCATGAGTATGTTGGTCGCCATTCCTTCAGCGATCAAGGTCTTTAATTGGTCAGCAACGATGTACCGCGGCTCTATAAGTTTTACGACTCCGATGCTATATGCCTTTGGCTTCATCGGCCTTTTCACAATGGGTGGCATGACCGGGGTAATGCTCGCTTCTTTAGGCATGGATATCCAGATGACGGAGACCTACTTCATCGTGGCTCATTTCCATTACGTTATGGTCGGCGGCATGATCAGCGCTTATATGGCTGGCCTACATTTCTGGTGGCCAAAGATTACTGGAAGGATGTATTCGGAACAACTGGGAAAGCTCGCTGCATGTGTCCTCTTTATTGGTTTTAATCTCACGTTCTTTCCGCAATTCATCCTTGGCTATCTCGGTATGCCACGACGCTATCACTCCTATCCTCCGGAGTTTCAAGTGCTGAACGCCCTTTCCACGGCCGGGGCCTCCGTTCTTGCGATCGGTTATTTATTGCCAGCTGCCTATCTCCTCTGGTCTTTGAGATACGGAGAGATTGCTGGAAACAACCCATGGCGCGCTTCAGGATTGGAATGGACAACTCAATCACCACCCATCACCGAAAATTTTTTGGAAGTCCAGGTTGTGACAAGAGAGGCTTACGATTATGGAAGAATCGACAATCCGACGGTAGTCGCTGACAAATCGCTTACTGCATTCTGA